DNA from Elaeis guineensis isolate ETL-2024a chromosome 2, EG11, whole genome shotgun sequence:
TTGGACTATAAACAAATAATCCaacaaaattttgatcaagataCTATTATTGTATGTTTGCATTAACTTATAAGGCCATGCAGCTTATTTTGTAGATAGCAAGTCACTTTTTTCTTGTCTGCTGCAGCAAAGCTATCTAACCACAAACAAGCAATTCAAAATCAGCTATTACAGGTTTAAACAACTTAGACCATCCTAATTAATCATTAGTCTCGAACAAACCGGTAATATTTTGAACAAATGTGAAGGTGCGATCCAATACAGAAGATTCATGGGCAGGGTGAACTTTACATTGTTTGGAAAAGTTTGCAATAAAAGAAATGTGGTTTGCTGACACATTTCTAACCCTTAAACAGCCAAGCAAAGAAGTCATTGCGTTGCTCATCCATCCGGTATGGATACAAGTAGTTGGTCGAGAATTTATCATGCATGCGTCAGTGTCGTCAAACAAGAATCCAGTTGGGTCAGGTCCTTGCGGTAACGGAGTGGACTAAGGCATGGACTGCACCAGACTCAACCCAACAACCTCAGAAAAGCCCGGTCCTCACCCGAACTAATGATCAGCCAGCCCAAGGGCGGCCCGTTTCCATAATTCCATCCCCCCGGTTTCCTTTATCTATTTTGTGCTTCAGCTACCAGAGATGGAGAAAACATCCGAACTCGGCCATCCGTGGAAGTCCACAGAGCTAACGTTCCAATTGTCCATTCACCGCTAAGTGCCTAATCAacattttctttgtttcttccagCAACATCCTCAATTTAGCATCTTATCATTAATCTAAGAATGAATAGCTATAATGGATTCTATAAgggggaggaaaagaaaaaaaaagagtagaTACTCGAATACCTATTTGTCTCTTATTTCCACATCACAACCAAAATTCAAGCGTCTCTCTACGTCAGCATATACGAGCaatcaatattttgataataAAGCAACTTGCTAGAGAAAAAGATATTGAAAACAAAGAACATGAAAGAGACTGGACAGCCCGTAAAATTTGGTAATAAACCAACTACTTAAGTCATTAACTACCGCGATTAACGTGTGTCCCACTTTTAAGTTTGCTATGTTAGAAGCCAATTAAATGGATAATTCATTTTTTAATATTTGAACAAATAATTAAGCTACTTGTATCATGTGATTTCCTATACAATAGAGGAAAAGCATCCACTTAGGTCTAAAATATGATGCAATTCCAATGATATGataaccccaaaaaaaaaaaaaaaaataccaagtGTCACGACAAAACAAATCAATCAGATGGTCATCAAAGAATTACACCATCTAACATCGATGTGTACCATAAAATAACGTAGCATCTTGGACCTAGAAGCAACAGTTTGGCCAAGCCCCACCAAAATCCAGCGTAGAAGAGAGGTGCAGCCAATGCCTTAAGCGTGCCAATCTTTATAAAGCCATTAATAAAGGTCCACCAGCCCTGTCGCGTGACCGTAGCAGCCCAACGCACTCCCACGTCGCCAGCTTACTCCCTCTCCTGAAAGATGGCCGAAAAAAAAGGCAACAGCCCGATATTCTGATAAGAACGTCCAAAATAAACTAAACGAGTAGAGCCCATCTCTCCCGCAAGTTTCTCTTGATTTCTGTTACACAAAGCTCGAAGCAAGCAGTTGATATGCAAAAAATCATAGCCACCTCCAACAAGTAACCATAACTCAAATCATTTCGAAGCGTTCGCTTCCAGCCAGTAACAGTTTCGGTTCCCCTTCCTTGCAAGCCATGTCACAGCCACCCTCCCTTCCACCACCCTGCTTCCCCCGCTCTTCCCGTTCCTTCCACTCACAAGCGTCCACCCTTCCCTCaccatatgaatatatatatatatacccaaCACACATCAAACGTGGTGAGGGACTTTCAGaaaagaattgtgatgacagcatcCAAGATGGCCGATGAAGAAGCTCAACTTCAGCAGAAGCAGCAGCAACAACCTCTGTTGATTCCAAAATCAGCTGACGATGATCGGAGAATTCTTATACAGAAAGCAATCAGCCAAACCTTCAGGAGCACCGCCCATCTTGCAAACCTCCTCCCAACAGGCACCGTTCTTGCCTTCCAACTCCTGTCCCCCATCTTCACCAACGAAGGCCACTGTGATCCCATGAGCCGATTTATGACCACTGCCCTCGTGGCTCTCTGTGGGCTGTCATGCTTCTTCCAGAGCTTCACAGATAGCTTCCGGGATGGGTCTGGCGAGGTTCGGTATGGGCTGGCAACCTTCAGGGGCTTGTGGGTCATCGATGGAACTGCACCCCTTCCTCCAGAGATTGCAATTAACTATAGGATAAAGTTCATAGATTTTGTCCATGCCTTCATGTCGATACTGGTTTTTGGGGCTGTTGCTTTATTCGACCAGAGTGTGGTCTCATGCTTTTATCCAACCCCATCTGAGGAGATGAAGCAGGTTCTCACTTCCCTGCCAATTGGTATTGGAGTCTTTGGCAGTATGCTGTTTGTTACCTTTCCCACCACCCGCCATGGAATTGGCTTTCCACTTTCTTCCAGTTGATGTCAGTCGCTCCAAATCTCTGTTTTTTCCAGTGTTCTCAAGTTGCAGGTGTAGTCCTGCATTGTGAAAGCCCTTATCGGGAGTAAGATGTATAattttacattaaaaaaaaataaaaaatttaaaattcattacTGCTTAAAATTCATTACTGCTAATTTAAAAAGTAATAATAATAGCATTCTGAACATTTACTTTTTGGATGTTAATGTCTTCTTGCTAACAAAATTTCCAGTACTTACTCCGATGATAGCATTCAGTTGAATTTTCTCTTTTGATAATTCAAAGATGATCTTAACAGATATTGTGGAAGTAAGTTGCAGAAATATAGATTGCCTGTGAAATAAATCAAGAAACAGACAAGAAGAATGTCTTTTAACAACATGATTTCCTCTCCTGTATATACCTCTTTTATGTTTGCATGGTAAGTATATTTTGCAAATTCACAGAATGTGACTAAAATGTGGCAGATTGCTCatgtaattttgaaatatattagcAACTTCTAGGATTCTCAAAAAGCATGTTATGTTTCAGAGCATTGAAAAAAGCACTCCAGGAAGCTATGAAAATGTAACATCCATGTGAATTTCAAATTATATGCACTGTTGACTTTTCTGTTAGAGGATAATCAACCCGAGAAAGAAAAGTCTTATCAGTTGTCCAGGATTTCAGGTTGTGGTCTACATGTTCACTTTTGCAGCCCAATTAAGATGATGCAATGGGTTTTCTTTTCTGCATTACATCTTAGAAAAATAAAACCATGGTGGAGCATCAACTGCTATGAAAGATTTTGAAGATTAAGTTTGGAATCCAGAATGTTTTGGCAAAGAAAATACACAAAGTTACAAATAATGGCAAAGGGTAGAATCTCTTTACAAGGCCTTCAAAGGCATTTCTTCAAAAATCCATGAAGCTGAGAATGATGGGTCAAATGGCTAGGTAGGAGAACCTGATCTGGAGGAAAAAACACAGTTCAGTAATCTATGGTCATAGAACTACATTCAATAGGGGGAACCATGGATTTATAGATAAAGATATTAAATATGATAAAGAACCTCAAAAATTAGTTGTAGGTGCCTCAAAAATTAGTTGTAGGTGAAGGAAGTTTTTAACCAATTGAGCGGGGAAAAAAGTCTAGGGACAATGACATTTCTTCAGTGACATCAGCAGAAATCTCCTTTTCAGGATGAGaatattttcttcctcttcttactTCTCTTGTCTGCTCGCTCTCTCCATTTCCTATTGTCTCTTTCTCATAATCATAATCATCAAAGCCTTCCCGAACTATTTGGAGTCAGCTTTGTGGATCTTGATTTGCCAAATATTCAATATACCATTTGTCTCTTTCTCCTTTTGTTTTCCTCTTCCTGCAAATACTACTCTTGGTGTTCCCTTTACATTTTTTCCAATTAAACTTGTATGGCTATTCCCCTCTTCCCTTGGTTTCAAATTTATCCTTTTCATCCTCTCCTTATTTGTCTTCCTTTTTTGCTCTTTCCTCCTTTTCCTTTCATGTTTCTTGCCCTCTTTATCTTTCTCTCAGCCAATAACTAACTGGTTGAATATTCTCTCTTTCAACTCTTAACTTTGTTTAATCCAGCACAAACAGCCTGACTGCTTAAATCACCAAGAAGCCAATAAGGGTTCCTGACACCTACAATCCACTAGCTACCTTGACAACCATGGCCAGCCGATAGAGAAATATCTATCCTCATGCGATAAGTGATGATGACAGATTTTATTGATTTGGTACAAAATGGATTTCTTTTGACTTCTTTATCAATCTTCCTTTGACTATCTACAAATTTGATCTTACTTAGTAaaacttgaaattttttatatagGCATTGTTCCTGATAGTTGGGCTTTGGTCAGACTCACTAAAGATTGCTGCCCATtttcctcatcctcattctctatATATAGATTGCACACATCTGCTTGCTCTTAAACGAGAAAATCTGTGAATTCATTCAGTTGTCATAACTCCGCATATTCTGCCAGAAAATCTTAATGTTCTTAATAGTGCATGACTAACAATCAAATTAGGACCAAAAAAGTTCCAGGTATGATTTGTTTTGAAATCTGAGCAGAAAATGCACAATTGCAAAAACAAAATATACAGAAAGAGATTCAGAAATGAAGGAAAAATAACAGCCTTGGAACAAAGTTTATACTGTGACGAGCATCTATCCCAGAAGAGTCATTGAGATTacccaaaaatcaaaaaaaaaaaaaaaaaaaaaaaacctcaacTGTGTTAAAATTTGTCATCTGGCATAAATCACATACGAATTTGAAGGACCATGATGCCTAATACCAACAACTCAACTTACCATATCTCCATGCATCCTAAGGAGTCTAGGTATCTTCACTTCCTCCAATATTTCAGATGGGCACGTAAGGAATTTCCTAAACAAAGACATGTACCAGCGCAAGGTGATCTAGCATGTGTCATTGCATGTCACATGAATCCTAAACAATCTTTAGCCACTAAGTATCCTAATAGATTTTCCTGGTATTAATATGACTCTTGGACAGACAATTTGTTTTTGCTTTTATCAAACGTAGATTGTTGCATTTTGCATGTACAATGATGTTACCACAGAAATGACATTTTTCCAAGATTTTGTTTAGTGATAGTACTTACATATCCCACCCTGATGAGCACCCCCCAACCCcaccaacaacaacaacaacaacaataataaatatatatatatataatcaaaaatccAAAACCTTCTTGGATCCTTCTTTTATAAGCACAAACAGGAGCTTTATACACTAATTCTGCGTCAAAGTTATTAAAACATATGAAAtaatagcctttttttttttaacagtcAGGTTCAACTGTCTATTCTTTAGTGGATAAAGTGAAGCTAAATAATTATTGAAGAGCATTTCTACTCATATTCGTCAAAATTTTAAGGTAAAATGCGATCTGCCTCAAATCTACATGCAATGGGAGATCTGCTATGACCAGGGATGTGAAGCCATATAATGGTGTACCTTGAAGTAGGGCTTGTGGGTCCTGATGTTGGTCATAGATTGTTCAGTAGATTCCAGCACAGCAATTCATCATTTAAAATATGAACTTATTCTTGCATATAAATCAAACGCCAAATAAAAGCATGAAATAGAAATCCTAGATGGCACACCTTTTGTTGTCCTCATCATGCAACATGATGCAGAATTAAAAATCCAGAACTTTTCCAGATGGCAAGCATCACAGCCTCCACAGTGGACAAAAGAGAGGCTAAGATTGCTCGGGGAAACCTGAGACACTAATCCACCACCAGCTGATCCCATACCAGTTCAGCTGCTTTCCGGACCTTCCTCCTTTCCCAGTATCCACCCATGATGGTTCTCCATGTATCCTGATAAGGTACACACCCTTCAAGCAGCATCTCACTAACAATACGTGCAGCTTTGTGCACATCACCCTTCTTGCAGAAACACTCTACTAGAAAATGGAATGCCTCTGGCTCGGTAGAAATGCTCCGAGTTCTCATGCTCTGATATACCTGAAAAGCTCTGGTCGACTCATTCTTTGTGCACAGCCCCACCACCACCATATTGTGAATCCTCAAATGGAGACTCCATGTCACACGGTTGGGTGAAATTCCACTAAGAACCATTTCATCCAAGTAGTTTGCAGCTTCCTGAAACCGGCCAGAATCACACAACCCCTTGATGAGCTTCCCATACAATCCAGCATCAGGCTTCCTCCCATGGAGCCTCATCCTATCCAAAACCTCTACCGCCTCCCGAAGCCTTCCCTCTGTACAAAGCCCATGGATGATAGAGCTATAGGTGATCGTATTTGGCAGGCAGCACTCCGCACCCATTTGATCAAGCAAAACCATGGCTTTCAGCGACCGGCCTCCCTTACAGAGTCCATCCACCAGCGAGCTATAGGTGATTATATTCGGATCAACGCCTCTCTGGCCCATTTCGTCGAACATCTTCAATGCTTCCTCCAAACGATCGGTTCGGCACAGGCCATGGATCAGAGTGGTGTAGGTGACGACGGTGGGAGAGCAACCATTGCTATCCATCTGCCGAAAGAGCTCCCGGGCCTCCTCAACCCTCCCAATCTTGCAGAGGCCGTCGATAAGAGTGTTATAAGAGCAAGAATCCGGCGGGCAACCCCGGTCTGCCATCCGGCCGAAGACACGGATGGCGGCGTCGATGGACCTGGCGGCCGCGGAGCCGCTGGATGTGGTGGCGCTGCAGAGGGCCTTGAGGAGAACGTTGTAGGACGCGACGGTGGGGGGGACGCCGGCCTCGCGCATGTGGTTGTAGAGGCCACGGGCGAGGGCGAGGCGGTTCTCGGCGACGAGGACGGCGAGGAGGGCGGTGTAGGATCGGTGGGAGGGGTGGAGGTGGAAGCGGGTGGGAGCCTGGTGGAAGAGGCGAAGGGCGTCGAGGGGGCGGTGAGCCCGGCCGTAGGCGCGAAGGAGGACGAGGAAGGGGGCTTCTGAAGGCGGCCGGCCGATCTCGGAAGGAACGCGTTCGAGGAGGGACTCGGCCGCAGAGAAGAGGCCGGCGGCGGCGAGGCGGGTGGCCATGAGGGAAAAAGTGGGGAGATCGTGGCGGAAGCCTGAGGGGTATTCGGCGGTGGCGGAATCGAATATGAGGAGGGCCTTCCGGGGATCTGGCTCGGCTCGGATCAGTTGCAGCACCTGCGCTGGGGTTATTTCCCTGGTCCATCGCATGGCCGGAGCCTGGCACGCCATTGTTCAAGGGATTGTAAGGGAATGGTAGGGAGCGACTGCAGGCTGTTTGTTAAAAAGATGGCGGCCGGCAAGTAGGGAAGCGTTTGCTGTCCCCGTATCAAGTGCTTCCTCTCCAGCTccagctcatcaattttttttcaaatgttCAATAGAAATAGTTTGTGGTCATTAATTTTATAAAGATATCTATACGGTACATTAAAGAAGAGTTCTAAATTTTTTCGATACATcatgtattattttttaaaaaaatatgtatcgaCATTCCTATCCTGAGCCTCCTCTTCCAtcatttgtttaaaaaaaaaaaaaaaatacatacagaGAGTCTTATTACCATCAGCAGAAAAGTGCGGAAAAAATCGTACGGACATGTGTCGGCATGCAATGAACTTCTCCGAAAAAAATACGAGAGTAAAAAGTCAAAGAAAAAACTTGTTGGAGAGAATGATGTacatgctcgatgaagaggataTGAGCGTatactttttttcaaaaaaaaatatgacatccATGCACTTATAAGAGAGTGACATTCTCTACGTCCAGTCGATCCAGCCAAATCATCATCTATGTAAGAGTCTGTAGCTTATCTGTgaggaaaaacaaaagaaaaaaaaataagctcATGTCAAATTTGAGGGGACATGAGACAGGCATCCCTTATGCTTTAATTAGggatggagagagagaaaaaagtttCAAAGATTTTAAATGAAGAGAAAAAGTTTCTGTGCGAGAACACAATAGACTATCTCATCACATCTTTTTATTGGATCATGCTATATATACGTGGAAAGTTTCAGAGGATGATTCAAAGATGGAAAGATTTGATGTTAGAAAAGTTGAAGAAGAAAGGTGAGTTTTATAGTAtattttcttacttttttttttaattttttctaattattatttttttggtaacTGGTTGGTTTTTTTGATGATTGAAAGAATTGAGAAGGATGGTTCCGAGTATTCCGTAGGCAAGGGATCAAAGAAAGGTGAgtgttgaattttttttatttaattttttatttatttgttagtagtttaaaattttttatttcctcAATTTGTATGAAGCTGCTGGTGAGAATTTCACAGTCTttgcatttttcttttttattcatcATATGAGAAACAAACAAAATTTtgtttctcataaaaaataaaggGTTGCTACATTGGTTTCAGTAGCCATCCAACTTTTTTATTTTACTAATATCATATGAAGGAACGAAGGGACACATGGTTGCACCATGGTTTGGTAGCCTTCCACActatgcttaaaaaaaaaaaacatatcttACGGTTGCCAGGGGCGGCTCAATATATTTGAAAGCCTAAAGCTAAaaactaaaatataattatttaattaaaatttatataaattttttattaaaattttatttttctaactttttgagatgcaaaatttttaattaaattttttataatcaagttcttctaacatttctttttcaattgataatatagcaaatccatttaatctttcttaagacattgttgatcttaagtaagattttattaattttaatttttaaaaatttctttctGCCGAAGCAATACTTACTGAAATTGTTAATATTAGTCTAAAAGTAATATATGCATTTGAAAAAGAGTCGAGTCATCTTATGTGATTGAGTATATCCATTGGACTGTTATCTTCtacttgtataattttttttaaaaattttagctctgaaaataaatctaaaccatcaatatcagagtagttattatattttaaggaatattcaagattaagataatattctttcaaactatcattatctaatgacttcaattttttaccactaaatagaaaaataatattttcatatatcttaaattgttcaaatctattttggagtgaaaaaattacttgatctactatatataagaaataatcaattctAAATGATTCTTCAAGAGATTTTGTTATTTCATTGTCAACATCctcatcaaattatttctttctacgaATGATATGCTCATCATGAAATTTAGGTTCTATTTTCATTTCAAATACAATTTCTTTAGAAAAAATCATAGTGGATGCAAATCcatcttctctatatttttcaaaaaaaaaagatcttttaATTATTCTATAGCAATATCAATATGCATATCTTTTGATTGTAAACTTTTGCTAACTGAGTTAAcagcaaataatatatcataccaaatagtcatgtccaataaaaacttaaaattttcaagctcatatgTGGCTAAGCAATTAGCTTCACTTTTAGTTTTAAGATCTTCACTAACTTCTGCTAATTCCAATAAAGCATCTCTTATTTGTGGAGCTTGGAATCTTATTGTTTTAATACTTTTAATACGACTTTTTTAACATGTTTGTGATAATAATTTAAGAGTTAGACCAACAATATTATCttacaaaattttttatcatttagtaaaaaaaaaataatgaatatataTGTTATACCACTCTAAAAAATGATATAGCTTTAGTACAAGAATTAGCCATATCAAAAGTACTAAATTTTGACTATGACAACCACATAGTGTATAAAAGGATCTAGAATTTATGTCTAAAAGTTTTTTTTGCACTTCTTACTGTTTGCCAttcatattagatccattatcatatcttggtcctcttaaattattaatatcaagtccaatatattttatttcatccataatgaCATCAAAAAGATCTTTTTTTAGTTGTATCGTCTATttttaagaatttaaaaaaatattttataattttgattggacttgatgaaatatctacacatcgcaatataaaagatatttgctcttgatgacttgtatctggagtgcaatcaagtattattgaaaaatattttatttttaatttttttttaataattttatttttaattttatttgctaacaaatttatcaatttattttatacattatgtccaagataatgggtatgaattttatcatctttaatacATCGAATATGTTCTTGCATCATCGAATCGAATTCTACAATtatttcaattagacttaaaatttttttattattttcttgatagatcttttcatttttttcataaaaaatcaaattatttttatcaagagTTTTTACTACAGCAAGAATTCTTAATAAGAAATTTTTCAATGTTCTTCATCTCCATTTATttgtttttgaatatttttattaattattttatttttcaacaatcttatttctaaatcaatccatgAACTCATATTAATAATATGCTCATTACTTATCTCATGACTCTTAAGTTTAGTACTAAGATTTCTTCAATATCTACTATCAATATTAGCTAGTTTACTTATACTAAAAGTAgaattaaataatttacaataaaaataaaatactgtgTCTAAGTTTTTTGAATAAACTAGCCATCTTCTTTCATGCTTCTCTCCATTTGCCAACTTTTGAATATAGTATGTAgtagaaaaatatcttgagaattcatctttagaaaaatctatatcaTCAATTCTAATTGGATCTTTTTCTATtaataaatctctcaaatttgTATCATTATTTGTCTATTGActtggatcataaatatttttaggaaTGCAATCATTTAAATTAACCGATTGATTCTCTTCACTATGACTTTGAAGATTATCTTGAATCTCTTCATTGACTTCTTCttattctaatatttcattatcatCTAATTTTAAAGAATTATTAATTTATTCATTTAAAGAATATTCatcgatattttttaatttattatttttattatttgtaaaaaaattatggagggcttttttttgagattgtattaaactttcaattcttttttttttttgaagctttaaATAATCAGATTCATATTTTCAAGTTGACatattttaattcttattatgaattatcaaaaagatataactattataattattttatatttcttaaatagtcaatacaagatcaacaatcaaaaattctaattcaaagaatcaaatattaaataaaataaaaataatatataataatataatataaattttaaattaaataaaaaatatataaaatttagaatAATAGTACTCAATTATTCAATGTTGATTGTAAATGAGAATAATAGCACCCAATTATTGAATGCTATGTAAAATATGGAGCATCCACTATAACACTGTTCTACAATATTTCTATCAATTGtcaaaatataacaatataaaaaAAACAAACAACTTAGGTTAGTtttataaaagaagaaaaatgatcgTTACTGAGAAAAAACTGACCGTTGTATTAGATTAATTACCCACTGTTAATCAGTTAATGAAAGCCGTCCGCCAccctccttttttgttttttcgTTTTCTCCCACACTATCTCCCATGCTACCGGCCTACCGCATTTTCTCTCCTTTGTAATCTGCCACATGTTCttgatttctgaaaaaaaaaattgatgccacAAACCTTTCGCCTTCCACTGCTCTGTGACTGTAATCGGTCGATCGACCGTCGCGATCGCTCAGGGCCTCCGATGAGCGGCGCCGTCATCTTCTCGCTCCCGGACCGAGCAGGAGGGGGGACCTGTCACCTGACCACCTAGGGCAGGGGCCttccaaaaaatgaaaaaaaaaaaagaaacccagCATCGTTCATCTGCTCACAGTCGCAAGAGCGGCAGGATGAGCGAGGGGGGGGCTTAcgagaaaatgaaaagaaatcatCTCAGCCGGCAGGGGGACTTGGGGGCAAGCCGCAGGGAAGGGCCTTCTTCCATGCTCTGGCTTcccaaaaatgaaaagaaatcatCTCCGGTGGACTAGCGGCCTGGCGCGCCGAGTGGGGGGGTgccgaaaaataaaaataataaagaaactTATCGATGGAGGTGGGGGGGTGGACCGGTCACCGATGGAGGTGTGAAGCCATGGTGGTCTTGGACCTCCTCACCTCCTGGTGGTCTTGCCTTGTCGAGTCGGGGAGGCCTTGCCGGGTCGGGGAGATCAAGATTGGTGGAGCGTGGAGGCGGAATCGGGACGTCGGAGGTGGAGGTGGGATCGGGACATCGGGATGCGGTCATTGGTGGAGCGTGGAGGTGGGACTGGGACACCGGAGGTGGAGGCGTGGAGGTGGAGACAGGACCGGGATGCCGCCACGTCGGGATGCGAGCAAGCAGGGGGCCTCCTGGGGGCGGAGGCCGACAGCAAGGGCTTCGGTGGCCTTGCCCTTCAGCCGCCCC
Protein-coding regions in this window:
- the LOC105043498 gene encoding pentatricopeptide repeat-containing protein At5g46100; this translates as MACQAPAMRWTREITPAQVLQLIRAEPDPRKALLIFDSATAEYPSGFRHDLPTFSLMATRLAAAGLFSAAESLLERVPSEIGRPPSEAPFLVLLRAYGRAHRPLDALRLFHQAPTRFHLHPSHRSYTALLAVLVAENRLALARGLYNHMREAGVPPTVASYNVLLKALCSATTSSGSAAARSIDAAIRVFGRMADRGCPPDSCSYNTLIDGLCKIGRVEEARELFRQMDSNGCSPTVVTYTTLIHGLCRTDRLEEALKMFDEMGQRGVDPNIITYSSLVDGLCKGGRSLKAMVLLDQMGAECCLPNTITYSSIIHGLCTEGRLREAVEVLDRMRLHGRKPDAGLYGKLIKGLCDSGRFQEAANYLDEMVLSGISPNRVTWSLHLRIHNMVVVGLCTKNESTRAFQVYQSMRTRSISTEPEAFHFLVECFCKKGDVHKAARIVSEMLLEGCVPYQDTWRTIMGGYWERRKVRKAAELVWDQLVVD
- the LOC105043490 gene encoding protein DMP4 translates to MADEEAQLQQKQQQQPLLIPKSADDDRRILIQKAISQTFRSTAHLANLLPTGTVLAFQLLSPIFTNEGHCDPMSRFMTTALVALCGLSCFFQSFTDSFRDGSGEVRYGLATFRGLWVIDGTAPLPPEIAINYRIKFIDFVHAFMSILVFGAVALFDQSVVSCFYPTPSEEMKQVLTSLPIGIGVFGSMLFVTFPTTRHGIGFPLSSS